The Paenibacillus macerans genome includes a window with the following:
- a CDS encoding glycoside hydrolase family 130 protein produces the protein MSKIIGEALKNIPWQDKPAGLNAPVWRYSQNPIIERHAIPSSNSVFNSAVVPFEGGFAGVFRCDSRSVSMDIFAGFSDDGINWKINHDPIQFEGDEEVTKREYRYDPRVCKIGDRYYITWCNGYHGPTIGIAYTTDFKTFHQLENAFLPYNRNGVLFPRKIGERYAMLSRPSDTGHTPFGDIFYSESPDLTFWGKHRYVMGTINGDASAWQSKKIGPGPVPIETDEGWLLIYHGVINTCNGFVYRMGCALLDIDKPWIVKARSRNYILGPETLYECVGDVPNVTFPCAALTDAETGRIAIYYGCADTVTGLAFTTVDELLSYMEEYPLETEA, from the coding sequence ATGAGCAAAATTATTGGCGAAGCGCTGAAAAACATCCCTTGGCAAGACAAACCGGCCGGCCTGAACGCCCCGGTTTGGCGTTACTCGCAGAACCCGATTATCGAACGCCACGCGATCCCGAGTTCCAACAGCGTGTTCAACTCGGCCGTTGTGCCTTTTGAAGGCGGATTTGCCGGCGTGTTCCGCTGCGATTCCCGTTCGGTGAGCATGGACATTTTTGCCGGATTCAGCGACGACGGGATCAACTGGAAAATCAACCACGATCCGATTCAGTTCGAAGGGGACGAGGAAGTGACCAAGCGGGAATACCGCTACGATCCGCGCGTCTGCAAAATCGGCGACCGCTATTACATCACCTGGTGCAACGGCTACCACGGCCCGACAATCGGCATCGCGTATACGACCGATTTCAAAACGTTCCACCAGCTGGAAAACGCCTTTTTGCCGTATAACCGCAACGGCGTGCTGTTCCCGCGCAAGATCGGCGAACGTTACGCCATGCTCAGCCGCCCGAGCGATACCGGGCACACGCCGTTCGGCGATATTTTTTACAGCGAAAGCCCGGACCTCACGTTCTGGGGCAAACACCGCTATGTGATGGGGACGATTAACGGCGACGCGTCCGCATGGCAGTCCAAAAAAATCGGCCCGGGGCCGGTTCCGATCGAAACCGACGAAGGCTGGCTGCTCATTTATCACGGCGTTATCAATACGTGCAACGGATTCGTTTACCGCATGGGCTGCGCCCTGCTGGACATCGACAAGCCCTGGATCGTTAAAGCGCGCTCGCGCAACTACATCCTCGGCCCGGAAACGCTGTACGAATGCGTGGGCGACGTGCCGAACGTCACTTTCCCGTGCGCGGCTTTGACCGACGCCGAAACCGGCCGGATCGCCATTTACTACGGCTGCGCCGACACAGTGACCGGCCTGGCGTTCACAACCGTGGACGAACTGCTGAGTTACATGGAAGAATATCCTTTAGAAACGGAAGCTTGA